In the genome of Bacillus sp. Marseille-P3661, one region contains:
- a CDS encoding M24 family metallopeptidase, translating into MESQRLKHVLAKMDDLQIDCLVAYFDGIHTFLEPNFVFMLSGFKPLSECMYLLYSDGTSKLIITPEWDANRAGEREVIGTNDLMGTFLEGVKNKEISLEKTGFVGLHSLSLKSYRRFHEVIGNDIKQVDQTIINICATKTTTELQLAEKATWIAERGYERLLEVARPGVTEYELAGEIDYYMRSLGADDNFLLMSASNHNRSVRTPSNHALEPGDIILAEISPSVKGQFSQVCRSVVLGSSNKEQINLLKEKYSLLTEALDRGIKAAVPGEKMSTLVQVMNEPIEKAGYGKYCHPPYMRVRGHGLGLSSILPGDVSLDNHTVLEEGMFFVIHPNQYIPETGYLLCGESVVITPDGAKSYSNWVPSLEILEI; encoded by the coding sequence TTGGAATCTCAACGTTTGAAACATGTGTTAGCCAAGATGGATGATTTACAGATTGATTGTTTAGTTGCTTATTTTGATGGAATTCATACATTTTTAGAACCTAATTTTGTTTTCATGCTAAGCGGCTTTAAGCCCCTAAGCGAGTGTATGTACTTGTTGTACTCTGACGGGACATCAAAACTTATCATAACACCGGAATGGGATGCAAATAGAGCCGGAGAGAGAGAAGTCATTGGTACCAATGATTTAATGGGTACGTTTCTTGAGGGCGTTAAGAATAAAGAAATTTCACTTGAGAAAACAGGCTTTGTTGGCTTACACAGCTTAAGCTTAAAATCTTACCGAAGATTTCATGAGGTCATTGGTAATGATATCAAGCAAGTTGATCAAACTATTATAAATATATGTGCAACAAAAACGACAACAGAGCTTCAGCTTGCAGAAAAAGCTACATGGATCGCTGAACGTGGTTATGAACGATTATTAGAAGTAGCTAGACCTGGTGTTACGGAATATGAGCTAGCAGGTGAAATTGATTATTATATGAGATCACTAGGTGCTGATGATAACTTCCTGCTAATGAGCGCTTCTAATCATAATCGTTCAGTGCGGACACCTAGTAATCATGCACTAGAACCAGGAGATATTATTCTAGCGGAAATTTCACCGAGTGTAAAAGGACAATTTTCTCAAGTATGCCGTTCTGTTGTTTTAGGCAGTTCGAACAAGGAACAAATTAATCTATTAAAGGAAAAGTATAGTTTATTAACTGAAGCCTTAGACCGTGGTATTAAAGCAGCGGTTCCTGGTGAAAAGATGTCGACTTTAGTTCAGGTAATGAATGAACCCATTGAAAAGGCTGGGTATGGCAAGTATTGCCACCCTCCATATATGAGAGTTCGGGGGCATGGCTTAGGTTTAAGTTCAATCTTACCAGGTGATGTTTCTCTTGATAATCATACTGTCTTAGAAGAAGGGATGTTTTTTGTTATCCATCCTAATCAATACATCCCTGAGACGGGATATCTCCTATGTGGTGAATCGGTTGTTATTACCCCAGATGGAGCAAAATCATATAGTAACTGGGTGCCTTCACTAGAAATTTTAGAAATATAA